Proteins encoded together in one Camelina sativa cultivar DH55 chromosome 9, Cs, whole genome shotgun sequence window:
- the LOC104712696 gene encoding uncharacterized protein LOC104712696 yields MAQRVGGLKRVKLSSATPDFPIVFRLDDEGARVHRRYSFLRNCSSNRKPRLRIVVAQKKWKLNDIDPNAVQERFSRWVSKSQKLLSDVTSPLKKKGQSLKVEIEDQHDVEDLEELLTVEQTVLSDTPKGSLSFDAIISIEQFSXSENQFKMNGITGKKMQDIFETLVPPALSTDARYLVEYCCFRFLSRDSSEFHPSLKEPAFQRLIFITMLAWSNPYCKGRNARNDASERPLFQGRFVGEEAFVRIAPAISGLADRATVHNLFKALSAATDQKGISLETWLSYIQELVKIHEGRKSHQTTVLRQLSLERLLCMASNRKVPVLKWENNVAWPGKLTLTDKALYFEPVDIKGSKGVLRLDLTGDKSTVEKAKVGPLGFSLFDSAVSVSSGPGLATWVLEFVDLGGELRRDVWHAIISEVIALHTFLREFGPDEDDESLYQVFGAKKGKEKAIASASNCIARLQALQYMRNLPDDPIKLVQFSFLQQVAYGDIVCQTLAVNFWGGPLLTKVADTAYKRGNIARASRESNESFDSASDLDGSVYLKRWMRSPSWGSTASINFWKNSSLRQGLVLSKHLAVADLTLVERAAETCRQKYKVVEKTQATINAATIKGIPSNIDLFKELILPLSITATKFEKLRRWEEPYMTVSFLAFSSTIIFRNLLQYVFPVSLIFLATGMLTLKGLRRQGRLGRLFGIVTIRDQPSSNTIQKIIAVKDAMQDLESYLQKMNVVLLKLRTVVLSGHPQITTEVALVLLSIATVLVIFPFKYVLAFVLYDQFTRELEFRKEMVKKFNAFLRERWEMVPAAPVIVLPFVNEESTPATKDNKQLRKQTQSGD; encoded by the exons ATGGCGCAGAGAGTGGGAGGATTGAAAAGAGTGAAACTTTCATCAGCAACTCCAGATTTTCCAATTGTTTTCCGTTTGGATGATGAAGGAGCTCGTGTTCATCGACGTTACTCTTTCTTGAGAAATTGTTCTTCTAATCGAAAGCCTAGACTCCGAATTGTTGTTGCCCAGAAGAAATGGAAACTGAACGATATCGACCCAA ATGCGGTGCAAGAACGATTTAGTCGGTGGGTGTCTAAATCTCAGAAGCTTTTGAGTGATGTAACCTCTCCGTTGAAGAAGAAAGGTCAGAGTCTTAAGGTTGAGATTGAGGATCAACAtgatgttgaagacttggaggAGCTTCTTACAGTTGAACAAACTGTTCTAAGTGATACACCTAAAggatctctttcttttgatgCTATTATCTCCATCGAGCAGTTCAGCAGNAGTGAGAATCAATTTAA GATGAATGGGATAACTGGGAAGAAGATGCAAGATATATTTGAAACACTTGTTCCTCCAGCTTTATCTACAGATGCTCGATACCTTGTGGAATATTGCTGTTTCAGGTTTTTATCTAGGGACAGCTCAGAGTTTCATCCGTCTCTCAAG GAACCTGCATTCCAGAGACTAATTTTCATCACAATGCTTGCGTGGTCTAATCCATACTGCAAAGGAAGAAATGCACGCAATGATGCCTCAGAGAGACCTTTGTTTCAG GGACGGTTTGTTGGGGAAGAGGCGTTTGTTCGTATTGCTCCTGCAATTTCAGGCTTGGCTGATAGGGCTACTGTACATAACCTTTTCAAAGCTCTATCTGCTGCCACTGATCAAAAAGGCATTTCTTTGGAGACTTGGCTATCTTACATCCAGGAACTTGTCAA AATACACGAAGGACGAAAGTCACACCAGACTACAGTCCTTCGGCAATTGTCATTGGAGAGACTTTTATGCATGGCCTCTAACAGGAAAGTGCCTGTTTTAAAGTGGGAGAATAACGTTGCTTGGCCTGGAAAACTGACTTTAACTGATAAAGCTCTCTATTTTGAG cCAGTTGACATAAAGGGAAGCAAAGGGGTCTTGAGACTTGATCTCACAGGGGACAAGTCAACCGTGGAGAAAGCAAAAGTGGGGCCTCTGGGgttttctctctttgattctGCAGTTTCTGTTTCGTCCGGCCCCGG GTTGGCCACTTGGGTTCTGGAGTTTGTTGACCTAGGAGGTGAACTTAGACGAGATGTTTGGCATGCAATTATTAGTGAAGTTATAGCATTGCACACATTTCTACGAGAATTTGGGCCGGACGAGGATGATGAATCGCTGTATCAGGTGTTTGGTGCAAAGAAGGGCAAGGAAAAGGCAATTGCAAGTGCATCTAACTGTATTGCAAGACTTCAAGCTCTTCAGTATATGCGGAATTTGCCAGATGATCCTATCAAACTAGTTCAGTTCTCCTTTCTTCAACAAGTAGCTTATGGTGATATCGTGTGTCAAACTTTAGCTGTAAATTTTTGGGGTGGACCACTGTTGACAAAAGTTGCAGACACAGCCTACAAACGAGGTAATATAGCCAGGGCTTCCAGAGAGTCCAATGAAAGTTTTGATAGCGCGTCTGATCTAGATGGAAGTGTCTACTTGAAAAGGTGGATGAGATCTCCATCTTGGGGTTCGACTGCATCCATCAACTTTTGGAAAAACTCTTCGTTAAGACAAGGCTTAGTTCTAAGCAAACACCTTGCGGTTGCTGATCTGACACTTGTAGAGAGAGCAGCAGAAACATGTAGACAAAAATACAAGGTGGTAGAAAAAACTCAAGCCACAATCAATGCTGCAACCATCAAAGGGATACCTAGTAACATTGATCTCTTTAAG GAACTCATTCTACCACTGAGTATAACTGCCACAAAGTTTGAGAAACTCAGGCGCTGGGAGGAGCCTTACATGACGGTCTCTTTTCTAGCATTTTCATCAACGATAATATTCAG GAACCTTCTGCAGTACGTTTTCCCTGTGTCTTTGATATTTTTGGCAACTGGGATGCTTACATTGAAGGGACTCAGACGACAAGGCCGTCTTGGAAGATTGTTTGGAATAGTTACCATTCGAGATCAGCCTTCTTCAAATACTATTCAAAAAATTATTGCTGTCAAAGACGCCATGCAAGATCTGGAGAGCTACCTCCAAAAGATGAATGTAGTGCTTCTAAAACTAAGGACAGTTGTACTATCTGGCCATCCTCAG aTAACTACTGAGGTAGCACTGGTTTTGCTATCCATTGCGACGGTTCTTGTAATTTTCCCTTTCAAGTACGTTCTAGCTTTTGTTCTCTACGATCAATTTACTCGGGAGCTTGAGTTCCGGAAAGAAATGGTCAAGAAATTTAATGCTTTCTTGCGAGAACGTTGGGAGATGGTACCAGCAGCTCCTGTCATTGTTTTACCGTTTGTAAATGAAGAGTCTACACCAGCAACTAAGGATAACAAGCAGCTCAGAAAACAAACACAGAGTGGTGATTGA
- the LOC104712695 gene encoding COP9 signalosome complex subunit 5a-like gives MEGSSTMMARKTWELENNIITVDQPDSNDTIFYYDDTAQSRFQQEKPWANDPHYFKRVKISALALLKMVVHARSGGNIEIMGLMQGKTDGDAIIVMDAFALPVEGTETRVNAQADAYEYMVEYSQTNKLAGRLENVVGWYHSHPGYGCWLSGIDVSTQRLNQQYQEPFLAVVIDPTRTASAGKVEIGAFRTYSEGYKPPDEPISEYQTIPLNKIEDFGVHCKQYYSLDITYFKSSLDSHLLDLLWNKYWVNTLSSSPLLGSADYVAGQISDLAEKLEQAESHLNHSRFGGIVPSSLHRKKEDESQLTKITRDSSKITVEQVHGLMSQVIKDVLFNSVRQSNNKSPNELSDTEPMITS, from the exons ATGGAGGGTTCGTCGACGATGATGGCAAGGAAGACATGGGAACTGGAGAACAACATTATAACAGTAGACCAACCTGATTCAAATGACACTATTTTCTACTACGACGATACTGCGCAGAGTAGGTTCCAGCAGGAGAAACCATGGGCTAATGATCCTCACTACTTCAAGCGAGTTAAGATCTCAGCGCTCGCTCTTCTTAAGATGGTGGTCCACGCTCGCTCTGGTGGCAATATTGAAATCATGGGTCTTATGCAAGGTAAGACCGATGGTGATGCTATCATTGTTATGGATGCTTTTGCTTTGCCTGTGGAAGGTACTGAGACTAGGGTTAATGCTCAGGCTGATGCTTATGAGTACATGGTTGAGTATTCTCAGACCAACAAGCTC GCTGGGCGGTTGGAGAATGTTGTTGGATGGTATCACTCCCACCCTGGCTATGGATGCTGGCTCTCGGGTATTGACGTTTCTACACAGAGGCTTAACCAACAGTATCAAGAGCCTTTTTTAGCTGTTGTTATTGATCCAACAAGGACTGCTTCAGCTGGTAAAGTTGAGATTGGAGCATTCAGAACATATTCAGAAGGATATAAGCCTCCAGATGAACCTATTTCCGAGTATCAGACTATTCCTCTTAATAAGATCGAGGACTTTGGTGTTCACTGCAAACAG TACTATTCATTGGATATCACTTATTTCAAGTCATCTCTTGATAGTCACCTTCTGGATCTCTTATGGAACAAGTACTGGGTGAATACTCTGTCTTCTTCCCCACTGCTGGGCAGTGCAGACTATGTTGCTGGACAAATATCAGACTTAG cTGAGAAGCTTGAGCAAGCGGAGAGTCATCTGAATCATTCTCGCTTTGGAGGAATTGTTCCATCATCCCTTCATAGGAAAAAAGAG GATGAGTCACAACTAACTAAGATAACTAGGGATAGCTCAAAGATAACTGTGGAACAGGTCCATGGACTAATGTCTCAG GTGATCAAAGATGTATTATTCAACTCAGTGCGTCAGTCCAACAACAAATCTCCCAATGAATTGTCGGATACAGAGCCTATGATTACATCTTGA